Proteins encoded in a region of the Bradyrhizobium sp. CB3481 genome:
- a CDS encoding energy transducer TonB: MTGLDDQKPSRRLWISAAVIALALHVGGAALAISHLQTEEADDALGATAIEIGLEMAAVRREVTDLPPGPDTDASAASPQLNEQKAEVKETDLPQDKPNEPEEADRVVTENETKKPKDDDPKVAAVQTQASTESVAAEATATPSSEEMPEGQRSVAPVIGTGESARRARATWQKELVAHLDKHKRYPKERQQKSAEIQVRFTLDRMGHVLATEIEKGSGDAAFDEAALAMVRRSDPVPMPPPVIADEGLTFTLPVIFRVKTKS; this comes from the coding sequence TTGACCGGGCTCGACGATCAGAAGCCCTCCAGGCGGCTATGGATTTCAGCCGCGGTGATCGCGCTCGCGCTCCATGTCGGCGGCGCCGCGCTTGCGATTTCGCATTTGCAGACCGAAGAAGCCGATGACGCCCTTGGCGCGACGGCGATCGAGATCGGGCTGGAAATGGCCGCCGTCCGCCGCGAGGTGACCGACCTGCCGCCGGGCCCGGACACCGATGCTTCCGCGGCTTCGCCCCAGCTCAATGAGCAGAAGGCGGAGGTGAAGGAAACCGACCTGCCGCAGGACAAGCCGAACGAGCCCGAAGAGGCCGACCGGGTGGTGACGGAGAACGAGACCAAGAAGCCGAAAGACGACGATCCGAAGGTTGCGGCGGTGCAGACCCAGGCTTCCACCGAGTCGGTTGCCGCCGAAGCCACCGCGACGCCGAGTTCGGAGGAAATGCCGGAAGGACAGCGCTCGGTCGCGCCGGTCATCGGCACCGGTGAAAGCGCACGACGGGCGCGCGCGACCTGGCAGAAGGAACTGGTCGCCCATCTCGACAAGCACAAGCGCTATCCGAAGGAGCGGCAGCAGAAGTCCGCCGAGATCCAGGTTCGCTTCACGCTCGACCGCATGGGCCATGTGCTCGCGACTGAAATCGAAAAGGGCTCGGGCGATGCGGCGTTCGACGAGGCGGCGCTGGCGATGGTGCGGCGCTCCGATCCAGTGCCGATGCCGCCGCCCGTCATCGCCGACGAAGGCCTGACCTTCACGCTGCCGGTGATCTTCCGCGTCAAAACCAAGAGCTAG
- the exbD gene encoding TonB system transport protein ExbD: MGASIAEHDDDDSDFAESHEINVTPFIDVILVLLIIFMVAAPLSTVDLPIDLPTSTATPQKKPDKPTYVSIKPDLSVAIGENMVKRVDLVRSLDAMPDASKERYIFLRADRAVPYGELMDVLEILRAGGYSKLKLVALEGVPEAAAAQAAPAKP; this comes from the coding sequence ATGGGCGCATCGATCGCAGAACATGATGATGACGACAGCGATTTCGCGGAATCGCATGAGATCAACGTCACGCCGTTCATCGACGTCATTCTGGTTCTCCTGATCATCTTCATGGTCGCGGCGCCGCTTTCGACCGTCGACCTGCCGATCGATTTGCCGACCTCGACTGCCACGCCGCAGAAGAAGCCGGACAAGCCGACCTATGTCAGCATCAAGCCGGATCTCTCGGTCGCGATCGGGGAGAACATGGTCAAGCGCGTCGATCTGGTGCGCTCGCTCGATGCGATGCCGGATGCCAGCAAGGAGCGCTACATCTTCCTGCGCGCAGATCGCGCCGTGCCTTACGGCGAATTGATGGACGTGCTCGAAATCCTGCGCGCCGGCGGCTATTCCAAGCTCAAGCTGGTGGCGCTCGAAGGCGTTCCCGAAGCAGCGGCGGCGCAAGCGGCGCCGGCAAAACCTTGA
- the exbB gene encoding tonB-system energizer ExbB, which yields MPLSRAMTFAAVAALAMLSLAPPSLAQQNASPAAPSAPVAQQAPAVSQPPAALPQAASPAAPSDAAATPVEREAKALKAATAELKELSPWTMFKSADVVVKAVMIGLAFASLVTWTIFIAKMIELTVVQRKVRSALNKIADARSLAEAQFALGAKGSVLAAFLAAAMREARLSAGISSDAGIKERAASSFAEIVRAEARRIRLGMGLLATIGATSPFVGLFGTVWGIMNSFIGISKSQTTNLAVVAPGIAEALLATAIGLVAAIPAVIIYNHFSRVTKGYMELVSRASGAAGRLLSRDLDRTHVSGQHVRGAAE from the coding sequence ATGCCTCTTTCTCGCGCGATGACTTTTGCGGCGGTGGCCGCGCTGGCGATGCTGTCGCTGGCGCCGCCGTCATTGGCCCAGCAGAATGCCAGCCCTGCAGCGCCGTCCGCGCCTGTGGCCCAGCAGGCGCCCGCGGTTTCGCAGCCTCCGGCCGCGCTGCCGCAGGCGGCATCGCCGGCGGCGCCTTCGGATGCGGCGGCGACACCGGTCGAACGCGAAGCGAAGGCTTTGAAGGCGGCTACCGCCGAACTCAAGGAATTGTCGCCCTGGACGATGTTCAAGTCGGCCGACGTGGTGGTCAAGGCGGTGATGATCGGCCTTGCCTTTGCGTCGCTGGTGACCTGGACCATCTTCATCGCCAAGATGATCGAGCTCACTGTGGTGCAGCGCAAGGTGCGCTCGGCACTTAATAAGATCGCCGACGCGCGCTCGCTGGCGGAAGCGCAATTCGCGCTGGGGGCCAAGGGCAGTGTGCTGGCGGCCTTCCTGGCGGCAGCCATGCGCGAGGCGCGACTGTCGGCGGGCATCTCCAGCGATGCCGGTATCAAGGAGCGCGCCGCCTCGAGCTTTGCGGAAATCGTCCGCGCCGAGGCCCGGCGTATCCGGCTCGGCATGGGCCTGCTGGCCACCATCGGCGCGACGTCGCCCTTCGTCGGCCTTTTCGGCACCGTCTGGGGCATCATGAACAGTTTTATCGGCATTTCGAAATCGCAGACCACGAACCTTGCCGTCGTCGCGCCCGGCATCGCCGAAGCGCTGCTCGCGACTGCGATCGGCCTTGTCGCTGCGATCCCCGCCGTCATCATCTACAATCACTTCTCGCGGGTGACCAAGGGCTACATGGAGCTGGTCAGCCGTGCCTCGGGCGCCGCGGGGCGGCTGTTGTCGCGCGATCTCGACCGCACCCATGTCAGCGGGCAACATGTCCGCGGAGCGGCGGAGTAG
- a CDS encoding Fe2+-dependent dioxygenase, whose translation MLICVPNVLSKDDVADFRRIMDAADWEDGRSTAGAQSAMVKRNEQLPPDSEVARALGNRVLSALTASPKFISAAIPLQIFPPLFNRYAASGGHHFGLHVDNAVRGDRLTGLRIRTDLSVTLFLSEPDEYDGGELVVEDLYGSHEIKLAAGDLVLYPASSLHLVTPVTRGTRVASFFWLQSMVRDAHARSLIFDLDTSIQALVERLGRDDPETVKLTGIYHNLIRYWAEV comes from the coding sequence GTGTTGATCTGCGTCCCCAACGTGCTGAGCAAGGATGATGTGGCGGACTTCCGCCGCATCATGGACGCCGCCGACTGGGAAGACGGCCGCTCCACCGCCGGGGCGCAGTCGGCGATGGTCAAGCGCAACGAGCAGCTTCCGCCTGACAGCGAGGTCGCGCGTGCGCTCGGCAATCGCGTGCTGTCGGCGCTGACGGCCAGTCCAAAATTCATCTCGGCGGCGATCCCGCTGCAGATCTTCCCGCCGCTATTTAACCGCTACGCGGCCTCCGGCGGACACCATTTCGGCCTCCATGTCGACAATGCGGTGAGGGGAGATCGGCTCACCGGCTTGCGGATCCGGACCGACCTGTCCGTGACGCTGTTTCTGTCCGAACCCGATGAATACGACGGCGGCGAACTGGTGGTGGAGGACCTCTACGGTTCCCACGAGATCAAGCTCGCAGCCGGGGACCTCGTGCTTTATCCTGCTTCTAGTTTGCATCTGGTAACCCCGGTCACCCGGGGTACGCGGGTGGCGTCTTTTTTCTGGCTGCAGAGCATGGTACGGGATGCGCATGCCCGGAGCCTGATCTTCGATCTCGATACCTCGATTCAGGCCCTGGTAGAGCGGCTGGGACGGGACGACCCTGAAACGGTCAAATTGACCGGTATCTATCACAACCTGATCCGCTACTGGGCCGAAGTATGA
- a CDS encoding TonB-dependent receptor — protein MNVVKAPRSLRLEAAVYSLGQTVENNSGKKVSAVAGLIAVASFSGAEAQQSSLPPVTVDAPVARPRPAASRPSADQLRARSALRRAARRSQPAQVAAVPFPNAGGLAADANPYADAAAPYKVDRVQASGKFPEPLLNTPKTITVMSKEVLADKNITSLREIGRSTAGVTLGSGEGGNAFGDRFFIRGFDARNDVFIDGIRDPAVSIRENFFTEQIEILRGPASSYAGRGTAGGAINIVTKQAADRNFYNAESTFGTDHTKRVTLDVNQVISPTFSVRTGGMFQDANVAGRNYVTDDRWGGFISTKWTPTDSIKITTNYVHTDLSGYPDFGVPYYKQGNGPVTEFGIPRQNWYGFLNRDFQTARQDFGTLTGEFKVTDSITVTSRTRAEHSMLAYIGTLPNTTAAQTANPNPLTWTFTASPQSRNQWVDILANQEDATFKFDTGSVKHTATVGVEVANERIGIDRYTGLSSEAFGNNPPVNGSFQNQSIYAPNYTFFPFGIPSLVGNPVRYNVDSKALYVMDTANWQDTVILNGGVRYDGYDLRGANNTQSSSVNSDFINYNAGIVFKPMPIGSLYAAYATSTNPFGSELDATGFDYGGLPLTGTIFGPERNKAAEVGTKWELFDRHLLVTGALFRTEKDNARETVNVNGTNTLQSGAAYQVEGIDLEVSGKITDRWSVFGGLVLMRSKVTQSGNPANIGLQMANIAHESFSMLSKYRFDNGWELGGQAVYRSKIYGGTFGANTGTELPSYWRFDAFVEKKIDKNWTMKLYAQNLTNKLYYDTLYRSAVPFVAVAPGRAFYLVTSAKF, from the coding sequence ATGAATGTTGTGAAGGCACCGAGGTCGCTTCGTCTTGAAGCGGCGGTTTACTCGCTCGGTCAGACGGTTGAAAACAATTCCGGCAAGAAGGTTTCCGCGGTTGCGGGCCTCATCGCCGTTGCGTCCTTTTCCGGCGCCGAAGCGCAGCAGTCCAGCCTCCCGCCGGTGACGGTCGATGCCCCGGTCGCTCGCCCGCGTCCTGCTGCGTCAAGGCCCTCGGCCGATCAGCTCCGCGCCCGCAGCGCGCTGCGCCGCGCCGCGCGCCGCTCGCAGCCGGCGCAGGTCGCCGCCGTGCCGTTTCCGAACGCCGGCGGCCTGGCGGCGGATGCGAATCCCTATGCGGATGCGGCGGCGCCCTACAAGGTCGACCGCGTGCAGGCGTCCGGCAAGTTTCCCGAGCCGCTGCTCAACACGCCGAAGACCATCACCGTGATGAGCAAGGAAGTGCTCGCGGACAAGAACATCACCTCGCTGCGCGAAATCGGCCGCTCCACCGCCGGCGTGACGCTGGGGTCGGGCGAGGGCGGCAACGCCTTCGGTGACCGCTTCTTCATCCGTGGCTTCGACGCGCGCAACGACGTCTTCATCGACGGCATCCGCGACCCTGCGGTCTCGATCCGCGAAAACTTCTTCACCGAGCAGATCGAGATCCTGCGCGGCCCGGCCTCGTCCTATGCCGGCCGCGGCACCGCCGGCGGCGCCATCAACATCGTCACCAAGCAGGCCGCCGACCGCAACTTCTACAACGCCGAGAGCACGTTCGGCACCGACCATACCAAGCGCGTCACGCTCGACGTCAACCAGGTGATCTCGCCGACCTTCTCGGTGCGCACCGGCGGCATGTTCCAGGATGCCAACGTCGCCGGCCGTAACTACGTGACCGACGATCGCTGGGGCGGCTTCATCTCGACCAAGTGGACGCCGACCGACAGCATCAAGATCACGACGAATTACGTCCACACCGATCTCAGCGGCTACCCGGATTTCGGCGTGCCCTATTACAAGCAAGGTAATGGGCCGGTCACCGAGTTCGGCATCCCGCGACAGAACTGGTACGGCTTCCTCAACCGCGACTTCCAGACCGCGCGGCAGGATTTCGGCACGCTGACCGGTGAATTCAAGGTCACCGACAGCATCACGGTGACCAGCCGGACGAGGGCGGAACATTCGATGCTGGCCTATATCGGCACGCTGCCGAATACCACGGCGGCGCAGACAGCGAATCCCAACCCGTTGACGTGGACGTTCACGGCGAGCCCGCAGAGCCGTAACCAGTGGGTCGATATCCTCGCGAACCAAGAAGACGCCACGTTCAAGTTCGACACCGGGTCGGTCAAGCACACGGCGACGGTTGGTGTGGAAGTCGCCAACGAGCGCATCGGGATCGACCGCTATACGGGGCTTTCATCGGAAGCGTTTGGCAACAACCCGCCGGTCAATGGCTCCTTCCAGAACCAGTCGATCTATGCGCCAAACTACACGTTCTTTCCGTTCGGCATTCCGTCGCTGGTTGGCAATCCGGTCCGCTATAATGTCGACAGCAAGGCCCTCTACGTCATGGACACCGCGAACTGGCAGGACACGGTTATCCTGAACGGTGGCGTGCGCTACGACGGATACGACCTGCGTGGGGCGAACAACACGCAATCGTCCTCGGTCAATTCGGATTTCATCAACTACAATGCTGGCATCGTCTTCAAGCCGATGCCCATCGGCAGTCTATATGCCGCCTACGCGACGTCGACCAACCCGTTCGGCTCCGAACTCGACGCGACAGGTTTCGATTACGGTGGACTGCCTCTGACCGGCACGATCTTTGGCCCCGAGCGCAACAAGGCGGCCGAAGTCGGCACCAAGTGGGAGCTGTTCGACCGGCATCTGCTGGTGACCGGCGCGCTGTTCCGCACCGAGAAGGACAATGCGCGCGAAACGGTGAACGTGAACGGCACCAACACCCTGCAGTCGGGTGCGGCCTACCAGGTGGAGGGCATCGACCTCGAGGTCAGCGGAAAAATCACCGACCGCTGGAGCGTTTTCGGTGGTCTGGTGCTCATGCGGTCGAAGGTCACGCAGAGCGGGAATCCTGCGAACATCGGGCTGCAGATGGCCAATATCGCCCATGAATCCTTCAGCATGTTGAGCAAGTACAGGTTCGACAATGGCTGGGAGCTTGGCGGGCAGGCGGTCTACCGCTCGAAGATCTACGGCGGCACCTTCGGCGCCAACACCGGCACCGAGCTTCCCAGCTACTGGCGCTTCGATGCGTTCGTCGAGAAGAAGATCGACAAGAACTGGACCATGAAGCTCTACGCGCAGAACCTGACCAACAAGCTGTACTACGACACCCTCTATCGCAGTGCGGTGCCGTTCGTCGCCGTTGCGCCGGGGCGGGCGTTCTATCTCGTCACATCGGCGAAGTTCTGA
- a CDS encoding efflux RND transporter periplasmic adaptor subunit gives MSRSRTVRWVLSIAAIAALGYLGWQRFQGADHPAQAETRKASPVRAAVPVRTAPVEKADFPVYLTGLGTVQGFNTVVVRSRVDGQINRIAFKEGQVVKEGDTLVEIDPRPFQAALDQAKAKKAQDEANLANASLDLQRSTRLGEFATRQQVDTQRSTVAQLTAQIQADTAMIENAQTQLDYATIRAPISGVVGLRQVDVGNIVNAATQTGIVTIAQIEPIAVIFTAPEDQLPEIKAALDAGSPKTIALSTDGKRVLSTGTLSLINNQVDTSSGTVRLKAVFDNKDHALWPGQSVSTRLLVATLKDATVVPDDAVQHGPNGLYAYTVNKENKAELRKIRVTRSIDGRSVVDEGLSPGDQIITAGQFKVQPGTLVTTAVASSDQTQARTTSE, from the coding sequence ATGTCGAGGTCGCGCACCGTCCGTTGGGTCTTGTCGATCGCAGCGATCGCTGCGCTGGGTTATCTCGGCTGGCAGCGCTTTCAGGGCGCGGATCATCCGGCGCAAGCTGAAACCCGAAAGGCCTCGCCCGTCCGCGCCGCCGTTCCGGTGCGGACCGCCCCAGTCGAAAAGGCCGATTTTCCCGTCTATCTGACCGGTCTCGGCACCGTGCAGGGCTTCAATACCGTCGTCGTCCGCAGCCGGGTCGACGGCCAGATCAACCGCATCGCGTTCAAGGAAGGCCAGGTCGTCAAGGAAGGCGACACGCTGGTCGAGATCGATCCGCGCCCGTTCCAGGCGGCGCTCGATCAGGCCAAGGCCAAGAAGGCGCAGGACGAAGCCAACCTCGCCAATGCCAGCCTCGACCTGCAACGCTCTACCAGGCTCGGCGAATTTGCGACCCGGCAACAGGTCGATACGCAGCGCTCGACCGTGGCGCAGCTCACCGCGCAGATCCAGGCCGACACCGCGATGATCGAGAACGCGCAGACCCAGCTCGACTATGCCACCATCAGGGCGCCGATCTCGGGCGTCGTCGGGCTGCGTCAGGTCGATGTCGGCAACATCGTCAATGCCGCGACGCAGACCGGCATCGTGACCATCGCCCAGATCGAGCCGATCGCGGTGATCTTCACCGCACCGGAAGACCAGTTGCCCGAGATCAAGGCGGCGCTCGACGCCGGCTCGCCGAAGACGATCGCGCTCTCCACCGATGGCAAGCGTGTGCTCTCCACCGGTACGCTTTCCCTGATCAACAATCAGGTCGACACGTCGAGCGGCACCGTCCGCCTCAAGGCGGTGTTCGACAACAAGGATCACGCGCTGTGGCCCGGCCAGTCGGTTTCAACGCGGCTGCTGGTTGCAACGCTGAAGGACGCCACCGTCGTCCCCGACGACGCCGTTCAGCATGGCCCCAACGGCCTCTACGCCTACACGGTCAATAAGGAGAACAAGGCTGAACTTCGCAAGATCAGGGTGACGCGTTCGATCGACGGGCGCTCGGTGGTCGATGAAGGGCTGTCGCCCGGCGATCAGATCATCACGGCGGGCCAGTTCAAGGTTCAGCCGGGCACGCTGGTGACGACGGCGGTCGCCAGTTCGGATCAGACACAGGCCAGGACGACCAGCGAATGA
- a CDS encoding multidrug efflux RND transporter permease subunit, producing the protein MSQGISAPFIRYPIGTSLMMAGIMFVGLVSYPLLPVAPLPQVDFPTIQVTASLPGGSPETMASSVAQPLERQFAQIPGVAQMTSTSYLGTAAINIQFDLNRSIDAAANDVQSAINAASGQLPKNLPSPPIYRKVNPADSPILILSATSDTLPLTTVSDAVDAQLAQQISQISGVAQVIIGGQQKPAIRIQIDPAKLVAKGLSLEDVRSQIAITTVDSPKGNIDGERRSYTIYANDQLPESKDWNDVIIAYRNGGPLRIRDVGQAVRGPEDAKQAAWANGKRGVFLVVFKQPGANVIETVDKIKATMPRLVAAIPPAVKVEMMSDRTTTIRAAVEDVQFTMLLTIVLVVMVIFIFLRSFWATVIPAVTVPLALLGACALMWVFGYSLDNLSLMALTIAVGFVVDDAIVMLENITRYIEEGEKPMAAAFKGASEIGFTIMSISISLVAVLIPLLLMGGIIGRLFREFAVVLAMTIFVSMAVSLTLTPMMASRFLRAHGETRHGRFYQWSDRAFDAMLHAYERGLDLALRWKFTTLMIFFATLGLSVHLFVIIPKGFFPQQDNGLITATSEASQDISFADMKRHQEELGKIVQADPDVASVAMVIGGSGRAGNNGNLFITLKPRDERKANAQQIIARLRPQLEKVEGARLYMQAAQDVRLGGRPTRTQFEFTLQDADLAELNEWAPKILAKMQTLPELRDVATDQQTNGTTLELKINRDTAARYGIQPQLIDDTLYDAFGQRQVTQYFTQLNTYKVVLEVLPELQGSIDTLNKIYVKSPTTGDQVPLSTFATWTSVPVRPLSISHQGQFPAITISFNLAQGVALGQATGAVQRAMVELGAPATLNSSFQGTAQAFQQSLGTVPLLILAALVVVYLILGILYESYIHPITILSTLPSAGVGALAILMLFGFDFSLIALIGIVLLIGIVKKNGIMMVDFAITAERDENLEPEAAIRKAALLRFRPIMMTTMAALLGGVPLMLGNGTGSEIRQPLGYAMVGGLLVSQALTLFTTPVVYLYLDRLSNAFARWGRSSNPNHDAQLDAHGSVKQAAE; encoded by the coding sequence ATGAGCCAGGGAATCTCCGCCCCCTTCATTCGCTACCCGATCGGGACCTCGCTGATGATGGCGGGGATCATGTTCGTCGGCCTCGTCTCCTATCCCCTGTTGCCGGTCGCGCCCTTGCCGCAAGTCGACTTTCCGACCATCCAGGTCACGGCGTCCCTACCCGGCGGCAGTCCGGAAACCATGGCATCGTCAGTGGCGCAACCGCTGGAACGTCAGTTCGCGCAAATTCCGGGCGTCGCGCAGATGACCTCGACCAGCTACCTCGGCACCGCGGCGATCAATATCCAGTTCGATCTCAACCGCTCGATCGACGCCGCCGCCAATGACGTGCAGTCTGCCATCAATGCGGCAAGCGGACAGTTACCGAAAAACCTCCCCTCGCCCCCAATCTATCGCAAGGTCAACCCGGCGGACTCGCCGATCCTGATCCTGTCGGCGACCTCGGACACGCTGCCGCTGACCACGGTCAGCGACGCCGTCGACGCCCAGCTTGCGCAGCAGATCAGCCAGATCTCCGGCGTCGCCCAGGTTATCATCGGCGGCCAGCAGAAGCCCGCCATCCGCATCCAGATCGACCCGGCGAAGCTCGTCGCCAAGGGCCTGTCATTGGAGGATGTACGCAGCCAGATCGCGATCACGACCGTCGACAGCCCGAAAGGCAATATCGACGGCGAGCGGCGCTCCTATACCATCTACGCCAACGATCAATTGCCGGAATCGAAGGACTGGAACGACGTCATCATCGCTTATCGCAACGGCGGCCCGTTGCGGATCCGCGATGTCGGCCAAGCTGTCAGAGGCCCGGAAGACGCCAAGCAGGCGGCCTGGGCCAACGGCAAGCGCGGCGTGTTCCTGGTCGTATTCAAGCAGCCCGGCGCCAACGTCATCGAGACCGTCGACAAGATCAAGGCGACGATGCCGCGGCTGGTCGCTGCGATCCCGCCCGCGGTCAAGGTCGAGATGATGAGCGATCGCACCACGACGATCCGCGCGGCGGTGGAGGACGTGCAGTTCACCATGCTGCTCACAATCGTGCTGGTCGTCATGGTGATCTTCATCTTCCTGCGCAGCTTCTGGGCAACGGTAATCCCTGCCGTCACCGTGCCGCTGGCGTTGCTCGGCGCCTGCGCGTTGATGTGGGTGTTCGGCTATTCGCTCGATAATCTCTCGCTGATGGCGCTCACCATCGCGGTCGGCTTCGTGGTCGACGACGCCATCGTGATGCTGGAAAACATCACGCGCTACATCGAGGAAGGCGAAAAGCCAATGGCCGCCGCCTTCAAGGGCGCCAGCGAAATCGGTTTTACCATCATGTCGATCAGTATCTCGCTGGTCGCGGTGCTGATCCCGCTGCTCTTGATGGGCGGCATCATCGGGCGGCTGTTCCGCGAATTTGCGGTGGTGCTGGCGATGACCATTTTCGTGTCGATGGCCGTGTCGCTGACGCTGACGCCGATGATGGCCTCGCGCTTCCTGCGCGCGCATGGCGAGACCAGGCATGGCCGGTTCTACCAATGGAGCGACCGCGCCTTCGATGCGATGCTGCACGCCTATGAACGCGGCCTCGACCTCGCGCTGCGCTGGAAGTTCACCACCTTGATGATCTTCTTCGCAACACTGGGGCTGTCGGTCCACCTGTTCGTCATCATCCCGAAGGGTTTCTTTCCGCAGCAGGACAACGGCCTGATCACGGCGACTTCGGAAGCGAGCCAGGACATCTCCTTCGCCGACATGAAACGGCATCAGGAAGAACTCGGCAAGATCGTGCAGGCTGATCCCGACGTGGCCTCGGTCGCGATGGTGATCGGCGGCAGCGGTCGTGCCGGCAACAACGGCAATCTTTTCATCACGCTGAAGCCGCGCGACGAGCGCAAGGCGAATGCGCAACAGATCATTGCCCGCCTGCGACCGCAGCTAGAGAAGGTCGAGGGCGCCCGCCTCTATATGCAGGCTGCGCAGGACGTGCGGCTCGGCGGCCGGCCGACGCGCACCCAGTTTGAGTTCACGTTGCAGGACGCGGATTTGGCCGAGCTGAACGAATGGGCGCCGAAGATTTTGGCCAAGATGCAGACGCTGCCCGAGCTGCGCGACGTCGCCACCGACCAGCAGACCAACGGCACCACGCTGGAGCTGAAGATCAACCGCGATACTGCCGCGCGCTACGGCATCCAACCGCAGCTGATCGACGACACGCTGTATGATGCGTTCGGCCAGCGCCAGGTGACGCAGTATTTCACCCAGCTCAACACCTACAAAGTGGTGCTCGAAGTGCTGCCGGAGCTGCAGGGCAGCATCGACACGCTGAACAAGATCTATGTCAAATCGCCGACCACCGGCGACCAGGTGCCGCTGTCGACCTTTGCCACCTGGACCAGCGTGCCGGTGCGGCCGCTGTCGATCAGCCACCAAGGCCAGTTTCCGGCGATCACCATCAGCTTCAACCTCGCGCAGGGCGTGGCGCTCGGACAGGCGACCGGCGCGGTGCAGCGGGCGATGGTCGAACTCGGCGCGCCGGCGACGCTCAATTCGAGCTTCCAGGGCACCGCGCAGGCGTTCCAGCAGTCGCTCGGCACCGTGCCGCTGTTGATCCTCGCAGCGCTCGTGGTGGTGTATCTGATCCTTGGTATTCTCTACGAAAGCTACATCCACCCGATCACGATTCTGTCCACGCTGCCGTCCGCTGGCGTCGGCGCGCTCGCCATCCTGATGCTGTTCGGGTTCGACTTCAGCCTGATTGCCTTGATCGGCATCGTGCTTCTGATCGGCATCGTGAAGAAGAACGGCATCATGATGGTCGACTTCGCCATCACGGCCGAGCGCGACGAAAACCTCGAGCCGGAGGCTGCGATCCGCAAGGCGGCGCTGCTTCGTTTCCGCCCGATCATGATGACGACGATGGCGGCGCTGCTCGGCGGCGTGCCGTTGATGCTCGGCAATGGCACCGGATCGGAAATCCGCCAGCCGCTCGGCTACGCCATGGTCGGCGGCCTCCTCGTCAGCCAGGCGCTGACGCTGTTCACGACGCCGGTGGTCTACCTCTATCTCGACCGGCTTTCGAACGCCTTCGCACGATGGGGCCGTTCGTCGAATCCTAACCATGATGCGCAGTTGGACGCCCACGGCTCGGTCAAGCAAGCGGCCGAATGA
- a CDS encoding invasion associated locus B family protein, with the protein MKISVKFAVAAAVQFTLCNQSYAQAPRAKNTQPVTQATPAPTAATSEGAVASAPPGWIARCSSASRASSLECAIEQSAVLTKTGQLIVLINIRVPAETRTPIALVQLPLGLNLPAGAKFQVDDGKTADLQIQTCEARGCYANLPISSEMLTTLKSGKQLKVSFQNLAKETITIPMPLGDFAAAYEKIK; encoded by the coding sequence GTGAAAATTTCAGTAAAATTTGCCGTTGCCGCGGCGGTGCAGTTCACCCTGTGCAACCAGAGCTACGCCCAGGCTCCCAGAGCCAAGAACACCCAGCCCGTCACCCAGGCCACACCGGCCCCCACCGCCGCAACCAGCGAAGGAGCCGTAGCATCCGCGCCGCCAGGCTGGATTGCACGATGCAGCAGCGCCAGCCGCGCCTCCTCGCTCGAATGCGCCATCGAACAGAGCGCCGTCTTGACCAAGACCGGCCAGTTGATCGTTTTGATCAATATCCGCGTGCCGGCCGAGACTCGTACCCCGATCGCGCTCGTGCAGTTGCCGCTCGGGCTCAATCTGCCGGCCGGCGCCAAATTCCAGGTCGACGACGGCAAGACCGCCGACCTGCAAATCCAGACCTGCGAGGCGCGCGGCTGCTACGCCAACCTGCCGATTTCGTCAGAGATGCTCACCACGCTGAAATCCGGCAAGCAATTGAAGGTTTCGTTCCAGAATCTCGCCAAGGAAACCATCACGATCCCGATGCCGCTCGGCGATTTCGCCGCGGCGTATGAGAAGATCAAGTAG